One window from the genome of Epinephelus moara isolate mb chromosome 21, YSFRI_EMoa_1.0, whole genome shotgun sequence encodes:
- the LOC126383005 gene encoding zona pellucida sperm-binding protein 4-like — protein MELFKCLFGVLVVVVLACGVTAQHHWTLPLQKHQPSPSFQQPQQQPHVPPPAAPFDKCQVEQSNKIQCGTADITAEQCENINCCFDGWQCYYGKAVTVQCTRDGQFVVVVAKDATLPHIDVESVSLMETNNPSCTPAGVTSAFAIFQFPVTACGTTLKEEDGYVVYENHMSSSYEVGIGPRGSITRDSHFELLFQCRYSGTAVEALIMEVNAVPPPVPVAAAGPLRVELKLGNGQCHSKGCVEEEAGYSSFYTAADYPVTKVLREPVYIEVNILERSDPNLVLNLEHCWATSTPNPDSLPQWDLLAYGCPYDDDRYVTTVVPVDGSSGLQYPTHYKRFIVKMFTFVDPNTFSTQKDTVFIHCATAVCYPSSTNSCDQPCHRQRRAVAAARKVSSSRRALVSSGEVIMTEQKPSSPNTKLKR, from the exons ATGGAGCTTTTCAAGTGTCTGTTTGGTGTGTTGGTGGTTGTTGTTTTGGCTTGTGGTGTTACTGCCCAGCATCACTGGACGCTGCCTCTGCAGAAACACCAACCTTCTCCTTCTtttcagcagcctcagcaaCAGCCGCATGTCCCTCCACCTGCAGCTCCCTTTGATAAATGCCAGGTGGAGCAGAGCAACAAGATCCAGTGTGGGACTGCAGATATCACCGCTgagcagtgtgaaaacattaacTGCTGCTTTGATGGGTGGCAGTGCTACTATGGGAAAGCAG TGACTGTGCAGTGCACCAGGGATGGCCagtttgtggtggtggtggctaaAGATGCCACGTTGCCCCACATTGATGTGGAGTCAGTCAGCCTGatggaaacaaacaaccccTCCTGTACTCCTGCGGGCGTCACCTCTGCTTTTGCAATCTTTCAGTTCCCTGTGACTGCATGTGGCACCACACTCAAG GAGGAAGATGGTTACGTGGTGTATGAGAACCACATGTCTTCCTCGTATGAAGTGGGAATTGGACCCAGAGGATCAATCACCAGGGACAGCCATTTTGA GTTATTGTTTCAGTGTAGGTATTCTGGCACAGCTGTGGAAGCTCTCATCATGGAGGTGAATGCTGTTCCTCCACCTGTGCCGGTCGCTGCTGCAGGACCCCTCAGAGTGGAGCTTAAACTGGGCAACGGGCAGTGTCACTCAAAGGGATGTGTCGAGG AAGAGGCAGGGTATAGCTCATTCTACACTGCGGCCGACTACCCAGTCACTAAAGTGCTGAGGGAACCAGTCTATATTGAGGTGAACATCCTGGAGAGGTCTGACCCAAACCTTGTCCTTAACCTGGAGCACTGCTGGGCCACATCTACACCCAATCCTGACAGCCTGCCACAGTGGGACCTTCTGGCTTATGG GTGTCCCTACGATGATGACCGTTATGTAACCACAGTGGTGCCTGTGGATGGCTCCTCTGGGCTTCAATACCCAACACACTACAAACGCTTTATTGTTAAAATGTTCACATTCGTGGATCCAAACACCTTTTCTACCCAGAAGGACACG GTGTTCATCCATTGTGCTACAGCAGTGTGTTATCCCAGCAGCACAAACTCTTGTGACCAGCCATGCCACCGACAGC GAagagctgttgctgcagcgaGGAAAGTCTCTTCCAGTCGGAGAGCTCTAGTCTCAAGTGGAGAGGTGATCATGACTGAGCAGAAACCATCTTCTCCCAACACCAAATTGAAGAGATGA